In one window of Canis lupus baileyi chromosome 12, mCanLup2.hap1, whole genome shotgun sequence DNA:
- the C12H1orf56 gene encoding protein MENT, whose amino-acid sequence MVKPVVPAAGAFLWVLLLSLGPRAAGAQGLTSTETQRVRFGVPMSRNYRTTLRSGGPKRMKVTMEDEDDVGASVDRLAGPAAAELLASTVATGVSKSIVSSSEEDESLEEGVVINARRSNITGKAFSRTTRMPSSRFKANTQEPEIRLSTDVPANTWQPTGDVAHPDSTMSRWSTAGSTPNRWIPASHTAMPPPEDVRLVLMPWGPWHCHCRSGTMSRTRAGKLHGLSGRLRVGALSQLRTEHRPCTYQKCPCNRLREECPLDSDLCSDSGCTSQTTTTTTTTSTTTTSTTTTSLPPLSSRIRPTPFLFFGPSPSPSPSPSPALAFWRRVRIGLEDIWNSLSSVFTEMQPIERNRR is encoded by the exons ATGGTCAAGCCCGTGGTCCCCGCCGCCGGCGCGTTTCTCTGGGTCCTGCTGCTGAGTCTGGGgccccgggcggcgggggcccAGGGCTTGACCTCCACCGAGACGCAGCGGGTCCGCTTCGGGGTCCCCATGTCCCGCAACTACCGGACCACCCTCCGGAGCGGCGGGCCCAAGAGGATGAAAGTAACAATGGAGGATGAGGACGATGTCGGGGCCAGTGTCGACCGCCTGGCCGGCCCTGCCGCCGCGGAGCTCCTGGCCTCCACAGTGGCCACGGGCGTCAGCAAGTCGATAGTGTCGTCGTCGGAGGAGGATGAGTCTTTGGAAGAGGGGGTTGTGATTAACGCCAGAAGGAGTAACATCACCGGAAAAGCTTTCAGCAGGACTACGAGGATGCCCAGCTCCAGGTTTAAAGCAAAcacccaggagcctgagatcaggCTGTCTACAGACGTGCCGGCCAACACCTGGCAGCCCACTGGGGACGTGGCTCACCCCGACAGTACCATGAGCCGGTGGTCCACGGCGGGGTCCACCCCAAACCGCTGGATACCGGCCTCGCACACGGCCATGCCGCCTCCCGAGGACGTGCGCCTGGTCCTGATGCCCTGGGGCCCGTGGCACTGCCACTGCAGGTCAGGTACCATGAGTCGGACCCGGGCGGGGAAGCTGCACGGCCTTTCAGGGCGCCTTCGAGTTGGGGCGCTGAGCCAGCTCCGCACGGAGCACCGGCCTTGTACCTACCAGAAATGTCCCTGCAATCGGCTTCGGGAGGAGTGCCCTCTGGACTCGGATCTCTGCTCTGACAGCGGCTGCACCTCtcagaccaccaccaccaccaccaccaccagcaccaccaccaccagcaccaccaccacttcCCTGCCCCCCCTCAGCTCTAGGATCAGACCcacccccttccttttctttggccccagccccagccccagccccagccccagtccaGCCCTTGCTTTTTGGAGACGAGTCAGGATCGGGCTGGAGGATATTTGGAACAGTCTGTCTTCAGTGTTCACAGAGATGCAACCA ATAGAGAGAAACCGCAGGTAA
- the CDC42SE1 gene encoding CDC42 small effector protein 1 — protein MSEFWHKLGCCVVEKPQPKKKRRRIDRTMIGEPMNFVHLTHIGSGEMGAGDGLAMTGAVQEQMRSKGNRDRPWSNSRGL, from the exons ATGAGTGAATTTTGGCACAAACTGGGTTGCTGTGTGGTAGAGAAACCCCAGCCG AAGAAGAAACGGAGACGAATTGACCGGACCATGATTGGGGAACCAATGAATTTTGTCCATCTGACTCACATTGGCTCGGGGGAGATGGGTGCCGGAGATGGACTTGCCATG ACAGGTGCAGTTCAGGAGCAGATGAGATCCAAGGGAAACCGAGACAGGCCATGGAGCAATTCTAGGGGATTGTAG